In the genome of Acanthopagrus latus isolate v.2019 chromosome 17, fAcaLat1.1, whole genome shotgun sequence, the window CTGAACTGTCAGTCCTAAAGGTAGACTTAAAAGCCTCGGTGCTGTCATGGTACCCTGCCTGCAAATCAAAAACTATTTTTTGGTTTACTTGATTAACAAAGTAAACCTTTAATATTCTTATAAAAAAGGAACCATTGtaatatatgtattattatattacacTACCAATAATAGATccaataaaatgtgttgcattatctttgaagacaaaaaatatctacaacacacaaaataacaattcAGATATGACACAGAATAAATAATCAGGTGTAACACTAAAATATCCCTGACTAGTTTGAGTAATGTATATTTCAATCTAATAAAATCTTCATATAATTTCTAttttctcatctcctctgtgttcttgtGGTGGTCTGCTCAGCCAAACAACACTCACTCTCTTCTTGCGTGTCAGAGGAGTTGCTGGGGTCTGTGGGCAGTTCTTCGTCGTTGGTGATATCCAATGAGGAGAGGTTTCCCAGACTGGTGGATGGTGGGGGCagcatgtgattggctgactCGGAGAGGCTGTCCCCACCCTCTTCCATATTCTGATGCAgtgagggggaaagagagaacaGTTAGCAAGAGGTTTGTAGGCATATCACCCCACTGTCATATGACTTGAGAGGCAAGAGGCCTCAGCTGAGCTGACCTCGTGTCGACGCAGCTTGAGCAGACATACCACTGTAACCGTGCAATTAATCTGAGTTCgacacacagtcaacacagcacttcattcattcaatttAGCTGGGCTCAGGCTTGATCTGTCCGTATCAAGATCAAGccggcagacagacacagaagcaaTCAAAACAACTTACACAGTGTTTCACCTCCTGTATTTCTTATATTTCACTTCATGTCCTTctgctgtaattgtttttctttgagtttGTAAATGTTGTTCAAATGCAttgcagctgtttgaaagaTGCCTTGCTatagatttaaaacaacaacaacaacaacaacagcaaggtAGCTTCTTTTTGTCCATCTGttttgtacagtacagtaatttGAATCCAGTTAATAAAAACACTATCACAGGAATAGACAGGCCAGATTTGTGTAAAGGCTTTAATAGGTCTGACATTTTCAATAAGGATCATGAGGGTGAAATGCTCAGCAGACAGATTAAAGCAGTTCATCAATTTGAGTGTTAAAATGAAGCTCTTAAGCACTACTAATGCTGCCATGCGCTTGATATGTTAGCAAGTGTACAAATCCGATTTGCTTATCAAATACAACATGAGTCACAGCTGTACTGACATCATTATGTACttgctgacacactgacaatacacaaacactgaatcCACCAGATCTATCAGTGGAGCAATGACTACATTGCACGATACTTCTTTCAAGGATTAGGCCTCTTTTTGCATGTAGAGTCATTTAAATAATGTTGTTACAGAGCGCCACATGGCTGCATGGTCACAACTGCCTCCAGTTCAATTCCAGCTGATGATATGTGTTGAATGTCATACTATTCCTCTATCTCTCCCCCTACTTCCTGTCTACTACACAATaaaggcaaaagaaagaaaaaaaagagaaaaaatgttgaatgtctCCAGGGGCCGAGCTGGCTCTGGCTAACAAGTCATGAATCTAGCACTCATAGCTACGAGAGGCACAGACTGAAAAGGACTCTGATCTGAGGTATGAGTTTAAGTTTGCTGGCGAGCTTTTATCTCTGGCTACGAGAGCTGAATTCATGAGAGTCGACAAGGCAATGTGTGGAATGTATTTCATCCATCCCTGCCGTGTAGTTAACACCAGCTAACTAGCTGCCTTCCAAAATCAGGCTGATGTCCTGAAATAGCAAGAGCTGTCTCTTCGTCTATTTTTGCTGAAACTGATTATTAAAGCTGGAGTCGTTACTGAGTTGAAGCACAAGCAGGCGATAGCTGTAATGGATAACCTATATTTTTTAATATGCATAACAATAACAGTCTTGCAGGCCTTTCATTACTGTCGAATGTGATTAGACTCGACATAACACTGCTCTATAGACTAGCTATTGCAACGTCATACAGCTAAGTATGAGTGGATGTCAAGAATAACACTCAcaaaggaagcagcagcagaggccgGGGCTGAGGCAGAAGCGTTGGTGGGAGTGGTCGATGGTAGCGAGCCGTGGGAGCTGGGCGGGCTGGGTTCGAAGGGGTCGGCGCTGAGTCTGCGGCCAGATGAGGAAGGCACCTCTATGGGCAGACAGGAGGCGGAGGAAGGGGGGGACGAGCCCGCAAGGTTGGTAGCTGAGGAAGGGCTGGCTTGACTGCAGGGAACCAGGGGAGGGGGAGAGCTGCCCGTGGAGGGAACCGACACCGAGCTCAGGTCTAGCAGATCTGTGACCGACACTGACTCGTCTCCTGGcctgtgagagagggagaggaagtgagagtgagagtgagacacaTGTGGAGAAAGTCACACTGCAAGACAAGGACGCAGAGAAAGAGCCATGTGTCTGTTAGAGAACTCAGGGACAGTGGTAGGAATTCTTTGGAATTTATTGCAGTTGTTATGCTAgctgacaacaaaaacacttgaataaGGAGCTATAAATGTAAATCTATCtataaatatttttgaaagttgtgaaaaattacattttcccagagcccaaactGGGGTCCTCAAATTGCTTCTTCTGTTCAACCAACCATCCAAAACTCCAAACTCTTCatttaatatcataaataaagaaaaccaccaatataaatgtttatatttcagaGGCTGAGATCaccaaatgtttgaaatttttGCCTCTAAAAAGACAGATATGTTAAACGCTTTTTTAAAAGTGACTAACCTTCTGTTTGGTTGAAGAACAACCAAACTATCCCCTGAActtacatatactgtatgtcagtTAATCTTTGCACAATCATGGAACTGAGaatctgtattgttttttcttctgctttttctgtttcaacACTTAACCACAATATAATTACAGTCTTGgcatctctgtctctttcacctTCATAAGACTAGTACGGTAGTCAGTTAAGTAACTAATACTTCAATACAAAATGTCCAGTCTTTAGTAAacgcaatttaaaaaaataaaataaagcacacTCCTGCTCGAACTAACcatcttgattaaaaaaatgtttctaaatgAGACAACTTCACACTCTTTTGCTCTGTTAAGTGTGTTACGATGCCTGCACACATAACAATATATGGCATAAATACGTGTATACCAGCATGTTTTTATACATGAGCACTCACAGTAGGCCGTTCATGTGTTCAGCGGTGGGGGAGACATAGTCGTCGTCTTCACTAGTGAGACCCAGTTCAGTTCCGTAACACTGGTGTACGATGTGCCAGAGCTCTTTTGGGGAAAgagactgcaaaaaaaattaataataaaaatttaaaaaaaaacaacacaaaaccctTGTTTAATAAATAGTTCATTAGCAGCAAATTAAAATATCTAACATGACCATTCATGTATTAGATGCTAAACTTCATTCCAGTTCTACATAGTTTAGAAGTACATGAAGACACAACTGGTACAGTGTCGTGGATCCTGACTACATGATACAGAGAGGTGTACCCCTCTGTTTATCAGGCAGTACAGTGTGACAGTTCTCATTGATTATCAATGCCTCTTGAATGCCAATTACTATGTGAATGCAATGAACAACACATAATGAGGTTGCGCTTAAGCAGTCAATATGGTATGTCGGAGTGAAAATGGGGACATCTAACGGGTCAGGACACTGCAGTCACTCAATTATCTGCAGCCCGTGCTGGAAGTGCccactgtttttcatttttttgtgtatttgacctCACATCTATATACAGAGTACCTGCATTACACAGTGCATAAATTCAAAAGGGGCCACACATCACGCAAGATTTATCTTTGACCAAaaatctgtgtatttttggCCTTGTCTTGTTGCCAGATTTTGAAATTGTGCTTCACAATAGGCTAAGCGCAAATCTGCTGTCCTCCACAATGATTTACATATTGAATCTATCATATCAGCAAATGAAAACTCTAAAAGATTAGAGCTACAGTTCAAATTACAATATAGTATTTGATAATCATACTTGGCAGCAACCTGTTTTTTTCGTTCGACAGCCTTGCAGGTGAAACAGCCAGTCAACTATATCAGACACTGATAACAAGTCTGTAGAGTTCCCACTGCACATGTTTCATCTTGCCGTCTGCTGCCATCTGTGTCAATGCTAAGCTGCTGTGATTCTGCCCAAATAAAAGTCTGTATTCAAACTCGGCAAATAACAGTGATTTAAATTGTTCTCCGGAGCCGGTGTTTATGGCCATCTCCTGCTAGTTGACGCTGCGTTCTATTCTAAGACGTTAACTACTAGCTGTGTCACATCAGCAGAGTCGGCGAGGAGGTTTTACCTTGTCCAACAGTGCGTTCTGCCACAAACGGAAAATCATCATGAAGCTGCGATCCCTTGCTCCGAATGATGTGAAGAAGTGCTGAGAGGGTGAAAATCAGTGGGAcacaaaggaaggaaggaagacaggggaaaagaagaaaatgtgacagaggATTTGACGGATGGCTTCCCCCCTGTTGGGATGTTTGCTTTGTCATAGTCAGCGGAGATAAAGTTGAGTCAGCTCATTTCACACCACTTCACTGGCTAAAAAGGATAATTTCAAGtacagtaaaacagtatcaACAGCTAACACTCCATTTGCTTTTGTAGGAGCAGATAACATAAACATACCATAACATAAACAAAGGATAGAGAATGTGTTAAGATTATAGATTTATGTTTTTGGAGTAACAGACAAATATTAAATGTCTTAAAAGGAActgttttgcttgaaaatgaaaattcagtcattaccgTCTCACCAGTTTCGTTGTATcttatcaaaacacatttttttaaattctgttttttaatgccCGGCTACTTCAggtgtttaggagaatgctgtgacgctgtgaagctccagaaatgttttgtggactataaaacttcccccgactttccatcggcatggtGACGGGTAGATAATGACCGGATTTACATATTTTGCTGAACATCTCTTTTAACTTGGGCCTGACCTTCTCATTGTCAGTGCTGATCTGGATGGCATTTGGGATGAGCTTTGCAGTCTTCTCCTTGGTCATAGAGGTCACGTCTTTCAGCAGGATAGTGATCTGAATAGAGGAGAGAGATTCACAGTGTGTATGTTTCAATGCGACACACTTATCTCACCAAGGCCCTGAGCTTATCTATATTGATCAGCAAACAAATGCAGTAAAAGGACTTCTTATCTGACTGCAGGTGCGACATTAACCAGGTtacaacagaaatgtgtttgactGTGCACGTGCAAATGTGTACACAGTGCGTGCATGACTTACAGTAGTTTCCCAGCGGAAGATGTTACTGTAGAAACAGAGCCAATTCTCTGACAGATAGAGGCGGCCCTGAAGCAGTATGTCCTTCTGGAGAGCACAGGAGTAGTCtgaggagacaaacaggaacGGAAAACAGGTTATTTGACTGAGAGACACCTACTTCTATCAGCAATCATTGTAATAATTTAAATAGGTATTCTTCACAAGTGTGTGGCGACGCAGGTGTAGCTAACCTCACAAAGAGATTGTCATATGCCATCTTTGATGCATAACTCACCCACTATAAGTCGCTCTGTGTCAGGGAGTTTCTTAAAGAGTTTACGAAAATCCTCGTTCCGCTGTTTGTATGTAGGACTGAGGAcctgaggatgaggacaggaaagaaaaatgggAACACGGTACACTGCCTCACAAACAGACCTGTACAACAGATGATTTTTGGGCTAAACTGGGATCATTTAAAGCAGTAAAGCAAGAAGACACTACAGTTCTTCCAACACTGATGATTAGTATTTTACTATGTCAACTCCTTCTATCCTCATGGTACTCAAAGGCATACATCCACAAGTCAAGCACCCTAGGGTGATGGCTAATGAGGGGCTGTTACTGTGTACTTACATTGTACCAGCTCTGCAttttctgtggaaaaaagaaCAGCATATTTAGAAGTGAACATTTCTCCAgttttcaacaacaaaaaggtcACAATGCAAACTGTTTTTATGCAGGTACAGAAACCCTATCCACGTACATGTTTCGGTAAAATATTCTACTTctgtatgtgtatgcatgtgtgatTCTGCCAGTCCTAAGACTAAGCCCATTTTATGTAACCTTGATGTCTTGCAGTTTTCAGAGATGACAAAACCATCAGCACTTCTCCATTTTAAAACCATACGCGGACCAGCTGCAACGAACATGTCAACAGCATAACAAGCTGTTCTTTTCACAACAATCAGACGAAAATAAGATGTGAtagccaaaacaaaaacctcaggCGCACAGAACTACAAACACTGTCTAAATAAATTTACACAGggcaaacatgcaaacaaagtaCAGTCTGTTGACAGAAACAGTCAACATTGTAACGGCTCACATTGCTCTGATGGAAGGTGacaaaaattgaaaaacaaacatttacattcacttGAGATACTATCTGGTGTAGGTGACAATTTACTGGCGTACAAGTTGGAAACATCCCCCTCATCGCTCCCCCCCACACCCAGAGAAAGTTTTGGTATTAAAGCTGTTTATCTGTAATTACTGTCTTTCAAAAGATCAGCTGAAAATGCCGTTGAAAGGTCATACTGATTGAAAATTCAGACAAAATAGACCTAATTTACACAGCAGCCATTTGTCTCTGATGTCACGCTCAGGGTGAGAGGCTCTAATGCTGGTTATGTTGTTGTGTTCCAGGTTCTAGGTTGTATAAACGTTCGGACTCTGACATATTATTATCTTATCATTGCCTCCTGATTGCTCAGCAGCTGTTAGATTGGTATTGCTTCATAATCAATAGCCTATAAACTAGTAACTTCattcaacaaataaatgtagtggagaggaagtgtaaaatagcagaaaatagaGGTACTCAAGTGCCTCGAAATTTTCTAATAATCTGTATCATCACTGAAATAGCCATATTCGTCAACCCCTGATAAGATTTttaatcatcagtaatatgGACCATTAAACTAAGTGTGTAAAAGTTAGTGCTGAAACAGGTCtggaaagattaaaaaatgatgTCCCTTCACTGTAACACAGCCTTAAAACCCAGGAAAGGACAGCGAAATAAAGTTTGTGTATCTACATACTGCTCAGACAAAATTGTagcaaaaaaaatggaatagtGACAACATGTTTGATTAAGTCATGTCATTGCTGAGTGGGACCTCACGAAAGAGTCTTTACATTAACACGTAAAACTTACACTGCATACTGAGCTGGAACACTGGTGATGAGTTTATGCTTCTCGCCTCAGTTCTTCGTATAAGCACATTTACAGAGCTCTCAGACACACTATCAGGACTGAAGCTTCACATCGATCTCAAACGTATCACCTTGATCAGTGGATGTTCCATATTACCTTGGCATTGCGGCTGAAGTGGCGAGAAGCAAGTGGGTAGGCAGACGTgagggaggaggcagagggtATGGAGGGCAGGGGACtatctgcacctcctcctccaccaccactgctcttctcccctcctcctcctcctcctcctcctccccctcctcctccctcgaTCTCACTGGCCCTGCCACCCCCAAGGACCCTGCGCCGCAGGGAGGGAGAGCTGCCGGGGGTGCTGCGTGGAGAGTTACTGGCGGTactggagacaaaaaaagataCAGAGGGGGACTGAGCTCAGGGGAAGGCAGAGGAAACTCTTACATATTTTATCACAAGACTTTGCTCTGTAATGCCTTTAATGTCATGCtatgataaaaacagctgcGAGCATTTCCTTTTTGATAATAGCATGCCAGCTCAGACTGCCTACTGAAGACCAAAGAAAGGCCATGTAAGGCCGTGAGTGTTATCAGCTGAACTGATTTTGACTTGTACAGCAATCAGACAGCAAGGTTTTTGAAGATGAAGAGGCCTTAAGACTGCCCAATCGAGACGAGTGactataaaaacacattagacAGAGTCAGAGATATACAGTAAAGACTTCACAGTTGTCATGAGCGTGATAACAGCGAGGTCAGGGCTTAAACGATTAGctgacaggacagacagaaatCAACAACTCTGATAACTGACAACTCTAAAAAGGCAATTTCAAGACAGCCCTAAATCTGtagatttacacacatttttcgTGTTGGTTCCTCAAATGTGATGATTATCAAACACTCATATTCCACagattaacattaaacttgattgacagtgcactgaaacagtaaaatcactggaaatgtaataattgtaaTCATAATTTATCAGGAATAGACCAATTACCAGCCTGGTGAAAGATCAACGCTAATATTCAATATGTTCCCGATTATCGGTATTTGCATCTTTGGTGTCCAATTGCAGATAAGATGTACTTAGATTTTagaataaccagtgatggaatgtaactgcAGTTTAATTTAACACAGAACTTGACactaacact includes:
- the gramd1a gene encoding protein Aster-A isoform X4 — its product is MDPSQITHHTASNSPRSTPGSSPSLRRRVLGGGRASEIEGGGGGGGGGGGGGEKSSGGGGGGADSPLPSIPSASSLTSAYPLASRHFSRNAKKMQSWYNVLSPTYKQRNEDFRKLFKKLPDTERLIVDYSCALQKDILLQGRLYLSENWLCFYSNIFRWETTITILLKDVTSMTKEKTAKLIPNAIQISTDNEKHFFTSFGARDRSFMMIFRLWQNALLDKSLSPKELWHIVHQCYGTELGLTSEDDDYVSPTAEHMNGLLPGDESVSVTDLLDLSSVSVPSTGSSPPPLVPCSQASPSSATNLAGSSPPSSASCLPIEVPSSSGRRLSADPFEPSPPSSHGSLPSTTPTNASASAPASAAASFNMEEGGDSLSESANHMLPPPSTSLGNLSSLDITNDEELPTDPSNSSDTQEESEVESFCANLSGRLHINTVVRMSVDKLHDLLFSADTHFIQHLFSQRHFTDLSVGEWQQDSSSGNTSRVLSYTIALNNPLGPKTAPVVETQTLHKSSARGECFVVDSEVITSGIPYQDYFYTVHRYCLTSINKHKSRLRVSSDICYRKQPWSLVKALIEKNTWSGIEEYYRHMESEVCKLETLLQSEVSVVTTGEAVGADAAKTPPALRRRKRTCSRRQGEKEREREGGGMGPGDRGDRGVGEDRDRREASSQYIKLGERSRSGGHNSISTILLIVSFMICISLVVLVALNMLLFYKLYALERAAHTLETWHSYSVADSPLPQTAGEWAQVLQLQRQFHQAQLSKWQQILQSSVTLLDQMKQSLEKLHRGIVVPEVQQDPPDDPLTESLTEA
- the gramd1a gene encoding protein Aster-A isoform X5 encodes the protein MFDTASNSPRSTPGSSPSLRRRVLGGGRASEIEGGGGGGGGGGGGGEKSSGGGGGGADSPLPSIPSASSLTSAYPLASRHFSRNAKKMQSWYNVLSPTYKQRNEDFRKLFKKLPDTERLIVDYSCALQKDILLQGRLYLSENWLCFYSNIFRWETTITILLKDVTSMTKEKTAKLIPNAIQISTDNEKHFFTSFGARDRSFMMIFRLWQNALLDKSLSPKELWHIVHQCYGTELGLTSEDDDYVSPTAEHMNGLLPGDESVSVTDLLDLSSVSVPSTGSSPPPLVPCSQASPSSATNLAGSSPPSSASCLPIEVPSSSGRRLSADPFEPSPPSSHGSLPSTTPTNASASAPASAAASFNMEEGGDSLSESANHMLPPPSTSLGNLSSLDITNDEELPTDPSNSSDTQEESEVESFCANLSGRLHINTVVRMSVDKLHDLLFSADTHFIQHLFSQRHFTDLSVGEWQQDSSSGNTSRVLSYTIALNNPLGPKTAPVVETQTLHKSSARGECFVVDSEVITSGIPYQDYFYTVHRYCLTSINKHKSRLRVSSDICYRKQPWSLVKALIEKNTWSGIEEYYRHMESEVCKLETLLQSEVSVVTTGEAVGADAAKTPPALRRRKRTCSRRQGEKEREREGGGMGPGDRGDRGVGEDRDRREASSQYIKLGERSRSGGHNSISTILLIVSFMICISLVVLVALNMLLFYKLYALERAAHTLETWHSYSVADSPLPQTAGEWAQVLQLQRQFHQAQLSKWQQILQSSVTLLDQMKQSLEKLHRGIVVPEVQQDPPDDPLTESLTEA